The genomic DNA AAAAGTGTGTCGATGCGTTGCGGGAGAACAGTTGCTGGGACGTGCATCGGCACGGCCGTACTCTTGGAGTAGTTGATCTTCAGTCCAGTAGCCGCTGCAAACTGATCGGCCTGCCGCTGTCCAACACCAAGCTGAAACTGTTGGCGTTTACACCTTTTATTGCCAAAGCTGATCGGTACTTAGCTGGCTGGCAAGCCAGCCTGCTCAATCCAATGGGACGCACGGTACTAATCAACTCCGTCCTTGATTCTCAGCTTGTCTATTTGATGTGTGCATTACCAATCCCACCTGGAACACTCGCATAAGTGGACCAGTGCCGCAGAGCGTTCCTCTGGACTGGGGAGGACACGGTCAGTGGAGCAAGCTGCTTGGTAGCATGGGAGCACGTTTGTGCAGACAAAGAACATGGCGGACTGGACATACGTGATCTGTCCCTGCAGAACACCTGCCTTCTCCTCAAGCTCCTGCACAGACTGCATCAAAATACAGGATCTTCCTGAGCATCCTGGGTTCGGCGCCACTCGGACCTCGCAAGCATGCAGGGCGAAATCAATGGGCAACACTGGTCAGCATTACAAGACTTGCTACCTGTGTACCGGGCCATCACCTCCGTCCATACTGGCAATGGCGACACCACCTCCTTTTGGTTCGATGTTTGGGTTGGCGAGGACCCCCTTGCCGACCGCTTTCCGGCACTACTCAGCCATTGCCAGAGGACCGATCAAACGGTGGCAACCGTTCACCGGTCCGGCATGTCCCCTGTGCTCACCGCACGATTGACTGTTGTGGCACAAGAGGAGTTGACTCAAGTTTCTGCAATCATGGCTGGGTGGAGTCCGTCTGAGGTACCAGACCGGCGGTCTAGCCCGTTCGCCGACCCTGACGGCAAGTTGCACACCTCGACACTTTATAGGCTGCTGCACTCCACGCGGAACCCCACAAGCCCACTTGCTGTCTTCATTTGGCACAACCGGGCTCCCCCAAGAGTGCAGTTCTTCGCCTGGCTCCTCGTCCGGGACCGAATTCAGAGCCGGGAACACTTGAAACGAAGGCACGTGCTGCATGACGCTGCTTGTGAGATCTGCAATGGCGCACATCATGTTTGGGTGCAGCTTTGCGGCCTCCTTCTGGGCTGCTATCAACATTGACCTGCCCCCGGATATGACGCTGATGAAGCTTCATCTACTCCTCCCGCCGGCGCATATCCCTGGTAAACACTTCCACACCTTCCTCCTGCTGTGCTGTTGGCAACTTTGGAAACGACGGAACAACGCAATCTTCCGGCAGCAAAATGACCACCTGGGCACCGTGCTACGTGCTGCAAAAGAGGAAGCCAGAACCTAGGGGTACCGCCTGCCGCCAGgcgaccttagtgttagcttgTCATGGTGCTTTGTTTTTAATTCCGCAATGTAGCACCAAATGAACTTGTTGTAAAATGTATCCAAATGAACTTGTTGTAAAATGTATTGAAATATTCTAATGGGCCACTTCAGGGCCGGATGAAATGAAAATTCAGGTGGGGGATtctctcccctcccggtgaccttcaaaaaaaaaagttcattaGTGTTGTCTGTCTGTCTGGAGTCTGGACTCTGGAAAGAGACAGCGTGATCATTCTTTACACAGGACTTGGGCATGACTTGGAAGTCCACTGATAAAAGGTGAGTATAGTCTCACTGAAGCCAGGGCAAAAGGCTGAAGCACCAAGTACAACGGTTCAAAATATATACATATTGACATTTGCTTCTTTATTGGGCCTATTTACAACGCTCCGCCCAAATTTTACTACTACTTAAGGATATTAGAATTTTGCCATACAACGTTGAAAGTTATGCAAGACAAACACATggacccctcaaaaaaaaaaagacaaacacATGGCATGCTGTGCGCATGCACTTACCCGTAGTTGCTCATGAAGAAATTTGATGTACTTGATCGTCTCAAACAGCACCGACGATGTATCAGTCTGGCAAAAATGCAATGTTCAGAGCGAGTTCACAGCGAGTAAGAATGAACGGAGAGAACCCAGCTTGCATTTGAAGGAGAACTTTTGCAGTAAGAATCTTGTACGGTTGTACCTTCCCGAAAGGTGACACGATCTGCTGCAGTGCTGTGATCTTCTCTCCCAGCTTCACTTTGGGTGCTTGAGCCTGCGTTTGAAACAAAATTGTCAAATTCTCGCTCAAAACCCCGGGCTTTTTACTTGGCTTTCGCGGGATTACCTTGGGTGGCGACGCCTTGCGGGAAGCCTCCTGCTTCGATTTCTTCGCGTTTCCTCCAACCCTCTCCTCTGTTCTCCTCCTCGTGGCTACACTGGCTGCTCCACTTCCACTGCTGCTACTGCCCATCCCCTGCTGCAAGAATCAAGAGCTGAGTTCAACAGATTTCACCTGTTCACATCTCTAAGCATCGTGGACGATCGAGAAGCCACTTTTCCATTAGCGAGTAAACCTTACCGGCCTAATATCCAGCTCATGTCTATTGCTGTTGGTCGACATGAATTCTGCAGCTGGCCTGTAGTCACCAAAAGAACCGGCACCGGCAAGCTCCCCACGCAAAAAGAAGAAGACTCCGTTGGCCTCCCGGATCCCATTCCCATGCCGATGCAGGGATAACCCAGAGCAGTCTGATGAAGAAATGATGAAGCCGTGGGAGCTCCAAACCTCGTGATTGTAGCATGGCGCGAAGCGCACGCTGCTCCCGTGCGCCACACGGTCGACGCTGCCGAGGCCGTAGgcagctgcgccgccggccgtcttgcccgccgccgccgtggcgcccagCGGCCCTGCGAGGTAGTCACTAGTCACACGCCGCGGGGATGTCCTGGAACACCTCCGGCACCACGTTGCTCGCCCCGAACAGGGAAAGGAAGTTCTCCCTGTAGCCGCTTCCCCCGTGCGCTCCCGCGCCACTGACGATAGTGCACGACGTCAGATTGTCAGTTGGGGCATGCACCTCGGTCGAACAAGCTTGTTAGACGTGTGCATATATATGCCAGTATACTTACTGGGCGCTCTGGTTCCAGGCATGGTCTGGGACGTGCACGTGCTCGCTCGGCAGGCGCGACgagtcggccgccgccggcgagagctgcgcgccgccggctgcgACCGCCCCGCCGACGAACGCGCCGGCGTAGGGGCTCCAGGAGGGGAAGGGCGCGTGCGTTGGCATCTGGCTAGGAGGAGACTCCCACATGCCGGTGCTTGGTGGAGCAGACGAGCGGCCGCGACCAGCTGGGGCTTTGTGTGCGTCTTGGGCCGCCATGAAATATACTGGCGAGCTACTGAGCTAGCTGCGCCTGCTTCGCTGCAACATTTGCATGCCCGAGCGGCGTGCATGTGTCACTGTGTGTGGGCGTGTGGTGCGGAAGACGCCAGAGTCGGAGTGGACCAGGTTGACGACGGATGAGGGTCATTTTTTGTTGGTGCGCGCCGCATGGAGAGCTTTTCTTTCTCCTCTTGAGGTTGGAGGCTTTCGAGGATGATATGCTAGCTGTCGTCGGCATGACGTGATCGTTTCGACAGTACCTGCTCAGTCCCAGCTtctcgtgtcatcgcgtgattaTTTGTAATCAGCAGTTGGCAGAAACTATAACAAGTTATGCCCATGCATTCAATCTAGCACATCAAAATTAGAGCTTCTGGCCTCCTCGTTACAAAGGATTAAGGTGATTTCTTTCTAAAACCAGCACAAATACACACACTTTCTGCTCGATCTCCCAGCCTCCCTCGTTGTTACTCACTGCCCACGCTTGTCTCGTAATAGGCCAcctccttcctctccggcgACACCTCACCGCCTCGCTAACCCACAGCCTTGATCTAACTCGTAGCAGAATGTGAGAAACCCGAGCGCTCCAACACTCTCAAGTTGTATTCGTGTGACAAaatgattcaaaaaaaaaatgaaccaCGCAATTGGTACGGCCCGGTGCACGAACTTATACTAACTTATACTTCGACAAAATAGAACAACTTATCgaaggaggaagacgacgatTCGAAGGAATGTTTCGGTGGCAAATGATTACGTGATGAATGATAAGCTGATGGTCCACCAAAAGTACCTGAACAATGCAACCACTGAGATCTCTCGCGGTCCGGTCCCGCTCTCCATGACCCCTCGCGCATGTTCCTCTGCAAGCAAGCACGCGCGTGCTCACACCAACCGCGTACCCAGAGCGTGTTCAGCCACCAAGGGAAAACATGTCACAACAGCCTCTCACTTCAAGTCAGTTTCTGTAGTAGGACATCATTATTACGATACAATGAACGGACAGCAATGACGATAAGGTTACAAGTTACTACTAATAGTATAGACAGTTGACGAGAGTCCTTTTAATTTGTAAAGAAAAGAAAGCACATATGTACCAAAAGGGTCTACCTTCAGAAGAAACCACATTACCTGTACAAGTGCAAGGCTCAGCTGAACCGTGCACCAAAAGGGTCTATCTTCAGAAGGAACCACATTACCTGTACAAGTGCAAGGCTCAGCTGAACCGGGGCAATGCAATGCCGAGTCATGCATCATACTGCCTTAAGTTTAATTATAACAAAAAATGATCAAGTTGCAACAAACTGGACTCTTATTCCCTCACAAGCATAGGTTGGATACCATCATATAAAGATTATACAGTAGCATGATGATCATTACTCAATGATGATACTGGCAATTAAACTCTTGTCCAGGATATTCTTGGACAAGACCGCAGAGTGCAGCTTCAGTGGGTCGGTGGCAAAGGGATGGCATCATCATATATTGGTCTGTGGGGTTGCATGCATATGCATCTTTTGTGAGTCATAGGGTAGGAAGGTACTGGCCTGCACAGGTAGAAAGACCTTACCATTGTGGTCGTGTTGGTGCACCAGGGAGATTTCAAGGCTACAATCGAGTACTTCTAGCCTCTAGGGTGTACCGTGTGGATGCAAGGAAAGAAGTGTCTGAACATGCCATGCAATTGGAGAACTTTTTAACCTGGAGCTCTGCAGCAGAAATCAGAACACACAAATTACCATTCTGATGACAAATCGAGAAATAACACGGAAATGATGTCTCTAGAAGACCAACTGCAAAAGAACAACAAATTGCTGTGATTTGTGTCACCTTACAACAAACAGAAATGTAACACACATGAAGCAGAAAATAGCTTTTG from Panicum virgatum strain AP13 chromosome 7N, P.virgatum_v5, whole genome shotgun sequence includes the following:
- the LOC120681271 gene encoding transcription factor bHLH111-like, which translates into the protein MWESPPSQMPTHAPFPSWSPYAGAFVGGAVAAGGAQLSPAAADSSRLPSEHVHVPDHAWNQSAHGAGAHGGSGYRENFLSLFGASNVVPEVFQDIPAACDYVRFAPCYNHEVWSSHGFIISSSDCSGLSLHRHGNGIREANGVFFFLRGELAGAGSFGDYRPAAEFMSTNSNRHELDIRPQGMGSSSSGSGAASVATRRRTEERVGGNAKKSKQEASRKASPPKAQAPKVKLGEKITALQQIVSPFGKTDTSSVLFETIKYIKFLHEQLRVSACAQHAMCLSFFF